In Verrucomicrobiota bacterium, the following proteins share a genomic window:
- a CDS encoding transporter substrate-binding domain-containing protein, producing the protein MLKKFSSFLILCLVFSPVLHGAASNDNPVPVGNKPLVVGVCADSPFVIIDLNGEYSGFAIELWERVAAEIKITFTYRKFDDVAELLEAISKREIDVALSDMAITSQRMKEVDFSHPFFDAGLRVMINNNKNQTFKKLWNGLIEGGHLKVFAVGLVIVLLGTIIFTLVQRHYDKEFTPEWTHGLADSFYHVMSVTMTGKSNHKGIPGPMGRVVAGIWLACGVAIIAYITSSITSVMTANTLRNEINGPNDLGGKVIGVIQGSPGELYCAERHLETVSFKDLPSAVNALVKKRVNAIIDDAPLLQYYDNSHPELPIGEVGPVFNIEKYGFALPTGSPLRRDINHALLKLEESGYFIQLKSHYFGTD; encoded by the coding sequence CTGGTTTTCTCGCCGGTTCTGCACGGGGCTGCGTCAAATGACAATCCAGTGCCGGTGGGCAATAAACCGCTAGTCGTAGGCGTCTGTGCGGATTCGCCTTTTGTTATTATTGATTTAAACGGCGAATATAGTGGATTTGCTATTGAGCTCTGGGAACGGGTGGCCGCAGAAATAAAAATCACATTTACTTACCGTAAATTTGATGACGTGGCTGAGCTTTTAGAGGCCATTAGTAAAAGAGAAATCGATGTCGCCCTGAGTGATATGGCCATCACAAGCCAAAGGATGAAGGAAGTGGATTTTAGTCATCCATTTTTTGATGCCGGATTACGGGTCATGATTAATAATAATAAAAATCAAACATTCAAGAAGCTCTGGAATGGCTTAATCGAGGGAGGTCATTTGAAGGTGTTTGCTGTGGGATTAGTCATTGTTCTATTGGGCACCATTATTTTTACACTTGTCCAGAGGCATTATGACAAGGAGTTTACCCCTGAATGGACACATGGACTGGCCGATTCCTTTTACCACGTGATGTCGGTGACCATGACAGGAAAAAGTAATCACAAGGGGATTCCTGGGCCGATGGGGAGGGTGGTCGCGGGGATATGGCTGGCTTGTGGGGTGGCGATTATTGCTTATATCACTTCCTCGATTACCAGTGTCATGACGGCAAATACTCTCCGAAATGAAATTAATGGCCCCAATGACTTGGGAGGAAAAGTAATCGGTGTAATCCAAGGCAGTCCGGGTGAGTTGTATTGCGCTGAGCGTCATCTGGAGACTGTGAGTTTCAAGGATTTACCCTCGGCAGTCAACGCACTCGTAAAAAAACGGGTTAATGCCATTATCGATGATGCCCCGCTCCTCCAGTATTATGATAATAGTCATCCGGAATTACCGATTGGCGAAGTCGGGCCTGTATTTAATATTGAAAAATACGGGTTTGCATTACCCACAGGCAGTCCGCTCAGGCGCGATATTAACCACGCCCTCCTCAAACTCGAGGAAAGCGGGTATTTTATCCAATTAAAAAGTCATTACTTCGGGACTGACTAA
- a CDS encoding STAS domain-containing protein, producing the protein MEISFREENGVHIIDVSGEFDLANAPKARALFDQLIKKQAKQIVVNFNEATYIASSGLATVIDVFQRSRKFQGRLVLCGLAPVVKNVFEIARLDSVFTIFLDEAGALESFK; encoded by the coding sequence ATGGAAATATCTTTCAGGGAAGAAAATGGGGTTCACATCATCGATGTCTCGGGTGAATTCGATTTGGCAAACGCTCCCAAAGCGCGTGCTCTTTTTGATCAATTGATCAAAAAACAGGCGAAACAAATCGTAGTGAATTTTAATGAGGCCACCTATATAGCCAGTTCCGGGCTGGCGACGGTGATCGATGTTTTCCAACGCAGCCGGAAATTCCAAGGCCGACTCGTACTCTGTGGGTTGGCTCCCGTGGTGAAAAATGTCTTTGAGATTGCCCGTTTGGATTCTGTATTCACCATTTTCTTAGATGAGGCAGGGGCATTAGAATCCTTCAAATAA